A segment of the bacterium genome:
TCGTCAACGCCTTCCACCCGCTGTACAAGAGCCCGGTCCGACCCGATCCGCGGCCGCTGTGGGGCATCCTGCTCGCCGTGCACGCCTTCCTGCCGGTCGCCGAGCTCTACCGCCGCATGCGCGACGACGACCACGAATGGGCCCGCCATCCGGACTTCGAACGCCGCATGCTCGAGATCGATCTCAAGAACCACGAGGGCATGGAGATGCTGCGCGCCAACGCGCAGCTCACGCCGGCCGGCCAGGCGCTGTTCGACGATCTCGAGGCGCTGGAACGCCGCCACCTCGCCGAGCACCGGGGGCGCGGCGTCGACACGACGCCGACCGCGAGCCACCTGGCCTGAGCGGACGCCCGCCGCGACCCGCTCGCTCGCAGCGCCGTGCCCCTCTCGCGCGTCTTCCGCGCCGCCGTCGAGCTGGCGCTGCTGGCCGTCGTCGGCGGCGGCGTGCTGGCGCGGATCGTCGCCCTGCCGTCGTACGTCCCCGACTCGGGCGACGAGTGGGGCAACACGATCACGCCGCTGCGCGTGCTCTACAACCACGGCAACCCGGCGACCTTCCTGCACCCGTCGCTGTACTACCACCTCACCGCCGGCGCCTATGCGGCGGTGTTCGGCGCCGCGCGCGCGCTCGGCCTGGTCGATCCGTCACTGGCGATGGCCGACCTCTTCGTCGTCGACGACCGCTGGTTCGTCTTCACGGCGCGCGCCGTATCGGTGCTCTCGGCGACGCTGGCGCTGTGGGCGCTCCATGCCATCGGCCGCACCCTCTGGGATCGCACCAGCGGCCTCGCCGCCGCCGCCCTGCTGGCGCTCCTGCCGCTGCACGCCGCGTACTCCGACGCGGCGCGCGTCGATAGCCTGTTCCTCGCCCTCTTCCTGTTCGCCTTCGGCCGCATCCTGCTCGCCGCGCGCCGGCCGAGCCGCGGCGCCGACGACCTGGCGGCCGCGGCCGTCGGCCTGGCGACCGGCGCCAACTACAACGGCGGCCTGTTGATCGCCTGGTTGGCCGCCGCGCAACTGCGGCGCGCCGGCGACCCGCCGCGGGCGCGCGCCCGTCGGCTCGCGCGCTCGGCGCTGCTCAGCGCCGCCGCCTTTCTGATCTCCAGTCCGTTCGTCCTCCTCGACCTGCCCACCTTCGCGCGCCAGTTCGCGTTCCAGAGCAGCCTCGCGCTGCGCCCGCATCCCGGCAGCGAGGGCCGCGGCCTGCTCTTCTACGCGCAGGACCTGATCGCGAGCGATCCCCTGCTGGCGGGCACGATCGCCGCCGGCGGGCTGGCGATCGCCGTCCTCGGCACCCGCCTCGAGCGCTTCGCAGCGACCCTGCCGGTGGTCTACTTCGCGCTGTTCTCGCTGATCGACACGAAGTACGACCGGTTCATCCTGCCCGCGCTGGCGCTCTTCCTCCTGTACGCCGCCGGCCTGCCGTTCGTGCTGGCGCGCGCCGCCCGCCGCCAGCCCATCGTCGCCCGCGGGCTGTCGATCGCCGCCCTCGCCCTGCTGGCCGCCAACCTCGCCGTGCTGGCGCCGCGCGCCATCCCGATCCCGCGCCACGAGCAGCTCGAGCCGGCGCGCGCGCCGCTGCTCGACTGGTTCGCCGCCAACGCCCCGCCGCGGGCGCGGGTCCTGGTCGAATCCGGCATCGTGCCGCTGCTCGACGCGTTCGACGAGCCGGCGCCGTTCGGCCCGGCCCTGCGCGACGCGCTGGCGCGCGCCCGGCCGGCCCTCTCCCAGGAGTTTCACAGCGCGGTGTTCATCGGCGGCACGAGCTACTACGACCCCGCCGCCATCGCCGCGCGCCGCTACGACTTCGTCGTCGTGTCCCCCCGGAACCAGCGCTACCTCGAGCGCCAGTGCGATGCGTTCCCGCAGGTGTGCGCGGTGTACGAGGCGCTGCGCTCCCACGCCCGCGTGGCCTACCGCACGCCGGAGGGCATCGAACCGGCGCTGGTCTACGACCTGCGCCCCTGACGACCGCCGCCCGGCGCCCTCACGACAGGCGCTTCAACAGGGCGAGGATGCCTTCGCGCGCCGGCGACCGGTGCGCCGACCGACCGCGGACGGCGCGCACCGCGTCGCGGTGCGCCAGGTACCAGTCGTAGGACTGGCAGATCATCTCCTCGTTCGACCAGCGCGGCTGCCACTCGAGGTCGCGCACCGCCGGCGCGATGTCGAAGTAGAGGCTGCGACCGTACATCAGCGCGTGGTACGGGCCGAGCGGCGACAGGCCGACGGCGCTGGTGAGCCGCATCGCCGCCGTCGCCAGCCCCATCGGCAGCGCATAGACGCGGCTGCCGGTGCCGGCGTGCCGGCACAGCGCCTCGAGCGTCTGGCGCATGGTGCCGAAGCGGGCGGCGCCGATGTTGTACGTCGCCGGCCCGGGACGCGCGGCGGCGCGCAGACAGGCGTCCGCGAGGTCATCGGCGTGCACGAACTGGTAGACGTTGTCGCCGCGGCCGAGCAGCGGAATCCGCCGCCCCTCGGCGACCCAGTCGAAGAGGATGGCGAAGATCCCGAGCCGGCCGTGGCCGAGGATGGTGCGCGGACGGATGATGGTGACGTCGAGCCCGTCGCGCACCGCCGCCGCCACCGCGTGCTCCGCCTCCAGCTTGGCCCGCCCGTAGGCCTCGAGCGGCCGCGGCGCCACCCCGAGATCGACGGGATTGCGCGCCGGGATGCCGAAGACGGCGCTCGACGAGGTGTGCACCACCTTGGCGACGCCGGCGCCGCGGGCCGCGTCCAGCAGATGCCGGGTGCCGCCGACGTTCACCGCTTCGAACAGGGCGCGATCCTTGGCGAGCGGAACCTGGGCGACGTTGTGGTAGACGACATCGATTCCGGCGCAGGCGGCGCGCACCGCCGGCGCGTCGCGGATGTCGCCGAGGACCAACTCGACGTCGGCCGGGCGGTCGTCCGCATCCACCAGGTCGAACACCCGCACCGCGGCGCCCGCGGCGCGCAGGCGGTCGCGCAGGGCGCAGCCGAAGTAGCCGGAGCCGCCGGTGATCAAGACGCGGGCCATCAGAGCGCGAGCCCGTTGGCCAGGCACCAGCGGATCGAGGCGCGCATGCCGTCCTCCAGTGCGACCGTCGGCGCATAGCCGAGATCGCGGCGCGCCGCGTCGATCGAGCAGGCGATGGTGTGCGACATCTCGCCGAGGACGTGCAGCGCCTGCTGGTAGCGGCCCAGCGCCTGCAGGGCGCCGTCGGCGAGGCCCGCCGCCGTGGCGACCATTGCCGGCAGCCGCAACTGGCGCCGGGCGCAGGCGAGGCCGAATTCGTCCTCCAGCAGCCGCCGCACGGTGGCGACGATCTCGTTGATCGCATACGGCCGCGCGTCGGCGATCCAGTACGCCCGGCCGTTCGCCGCCGGCGTCGCCGCCGCCAGCAGCAGGCCCTGGCAGATGTTGTCGACGTGGGCCATCGAGCGCTTCTGCGTGCCGTCGCCGAGGATCGGAAAGCGCCCGGCGCGGATCAGGCGGAAGAACTGCGTCTGCCGCGCCGGCTGATGCGGGCCGTAGAACCAGGGTGGACGGATGATCACCGTCTCGAGATCGCCCGTCGCCTGCGCCGCGCGCACCAGCTCCTCGAGGCGCCGCTTGGACCGGCCGTAGGCCATGTACGGAGCGTACGGCGCCCGCTCGTCGAAGACGTGCTCGGGGCCTGGATTGAAGCCGAAGGGCGAGTTCGAGGACACCGCCACCACCCGGCGCACGCCGGCGCGACGCGCCGCGTCGAGCAGATAACGGGTGCCGTCGACGTTCACGCGCTCGAGCTCCGCCACGCCGTGCGTGGGATGGACGACGCCGGCAAGGTGGAAGAGCACCGCGCCGGCGGCGTCGGCGCACAGGGCCGTCGCCGCGTTCGGATCGGCGATGTCCGCGGAGACGGTCTGCAGCCGCGGCGAGCGGTCGCGCAGCGGCTCGGGATCGAGCGCCGGGTGGACCAGGCAGCGGATCACCTGTCCCGCATCCGGCGGCGGCAGCGCGGGCACGCCGGGCAGCCCGTCCAGCAGCACCTCGACCAGGCGCGTGCCGAGCCAGCCCGGCGCGCCGGTGACGAGGATCGACGGCGGCGCCGTCGGGCGCGGCCCCACGGGGCGCCGCGACCGCCGGGCGTCGTCGAAGCGATCGACGTTGCGCAGCGCCACCGCCATCACCGTCGCCTGCGGATTCACGCCCGGCGAGTCGGGCAGCAGGCTGGCGTCGTTGACGTGGAGGTTGGCGAGACCCCACACCTTTCCGAACGAATCGGTCGCGCACAGAGCCCGGTTCTCGCCCATCGGGCAACTGCTGAACGCGTGCATGCTCGACAGGCCCATGACCGCGGCGGGGAGCGGCTCGCGCAGGAAGGCGCGGCACTGCTCGACCGAGGCGAGCAGCGACGGCGCGCGCAGCGACGGATACACCGCCCTGGCGCCGGCGGCGAACAGGATCTCGCCCAGGCGCGCCAGGCCGGCCGAGATGTTGACGCGATCGGCGTCGGTGATCCGGTAGCGGACGACGACCCCGTCGCGCAGGCCGGGCAGCGCGCGCACCGTGCCGCGGCTGGCGCTGCAGGTGGCGGCGTAGAACATCGCCGCCCGCTCCCAGTCGCGCAGCACCGGCGCCGTGGCCGGCCACGACTCCGCCAGGTGCATGGCGAGAAAGCCCGGCGTGCACACCGAGCCGCCGATGGCGATCGCCGGCGCGAACTCCTTCACCTGGTAGATCGGGAGCACCGAGGCGTGGGCGCGGATCGGCTCGTCGAACAGCGCCGCCGCCTTGATCATCGGGTGCAGGCAGAGATTGTCGCCGACGTTGCGGGTGATGCCGCTGCGCCGCAGCAGCGCCGCCGTCTGCAGCGGCCCGCAGCAGACGAACACCGTGCCGGCGTGGATCACCGCCCGTTCGCGTCCGCTCGCGCTCTGGCGTTCGACGAGCACGCCGGTGATCCGGTCCCCGTCGCGCTCGAGCCGCAGCGCCTGGCAGTCGGGGACGACCCGGGCGCCGGCGGCGCGGGCGCGCGGGAGGAAGGTGCGTTGCATCGACTGCTTGTTGCCGGGAACGAACGAGCTGACGCCGTCGTTCGGCGACTGGCAGCGCGGCACCTCGGCGTAGCGCCACTGCAGGCGCTCGATGCCGCGGCGGAACACCCGCGAGCTGGGCGGTGGCTCGGGCGCGGCCAGACAGGACACCGACAGGGCGCGCTCGAGCTGCTGGAAGTACGGATCGAGCCCCGCCGGCGAGAAGTCGGCCAATCGCGCGTCGCGCGCCCAGCGCTCGTACACCTCGTCCGGCGGCCGGTGCCAGAAGCCGCTGTTGACCTCGGTCGACCCGCCGACGCAGCGGCCCTCGACGTGGGCGATGTTCGGCACCCCGAGCACCGGCGTCACGCCGCCGTTGCGATAGAGCCGCGCGATCGCCTCCGGCGAATTGGTGGTGAGGGAGTTGGTGTCGAGGTCTGGTCCCTCTTCCAGCACCACGACCTCGTAGCCGCGCTCGGCCAGGATCGCCGCGGTGGCGGCGCCGCCGGCGCCGGAGCCGATCACCAACACCTGGGCGCGCGCCGGAAGGGCGGCGGCGGTTGCGGTCGTCATCGCCATGCGCCGCCGAGCGATCCCCCGCCGGCCGGCGCCGAGGCCGGCAAGCGGCCCAGCACCGCGGGATGATCGAAGTAGACCCACAGCGCGGTGCCGCGGATCAGCTTCACCAGGTCGCGCATCGGCGCCAACGGCGCGCCCGCCCACGCCGCCAGGTAGGCGGCCTGCTGCGCGGCGGAGAGCGCGGCGAAGGGTCGGGCATGGCGGAGGATCGGCAGGAGCTGAAAGCCGGCCAACGCCAGTCGCAGCGGCATCCGCAGGTACGGCGGCTGCGCCGCGACCTGGCGGCCGACGTAGGCGGCGACGTCGCGCTGCACGCCGGCGCGTACCGCGGCCTGCAGCGGCGGGAAGTCGGGGAGCACGACGGCGACGATCTGCGCGATCGTGGCGTCGGCGGAGAGCGCGGAGGTCGTCAACGACCGGTGGCGGTTCAGGCGGCCACCCGCCACGGCGCGCTGGCGGCGTCCAGCGTCGCCAGCTCCGCCTCGCCGAGCCGCAGCCCCAGGGCACGGGCGTTGGCTGCCGCCTGCTCGCCGGTCTTGGCGCCGGCCAACGGCACGACGCCGGGCTGGGCGAGCAACCAGGCGAGGGCGACGGCGGCGGGATCGACGGCGTGCGCGGCGGCGATGGCGGTCAGCGCCGCGAGCAGCGGCTGCGCCGCGGCGACATTGTCGGCGGCGAACCACCCCGCCTCGCCGCGCGGCCCCTCGGGGACCGTGCCCGGGGGGTATTTGCCGGTCAGCAGCCCCTGCTCGAGCGGGCTGTAGGCGAGGAGCGCGACGCCGAGCTCGCGACAGGCGTCGAGCACGCCGTCGACCTCCGGCGCCCGGTGCAGGAGCGAATAGCGCACCTGGTTGCTCGCCAACGGCACGTCGTGGCGGGCGAGCGCGGCGTGCGCCTCGCGCATCTCGCCAGCCCGGTAGTTGCTGACCCCGACGGCGGCGATGCGGCCATCGCGCACCGCCGCGGCGAGCACGTCCATTGCCGCCGCGATCGGCACCTCGCCGGAATCGGCCCAGTGCATCTGGTAGAGGTCGACGCGCGGCCGGCCGAGCCGCTTCAGGCTGCCGTCGATCCCCTTGTTGATCGCCGCCGGGCCGCCCCGCCCGGCGAGCGGCGCATACTTGGTCGCCACGACCAACGGCCGCCCGCTGCGCCGCGCCAGAGCGCCGACCAGTTGCTCGCTCTTGCCCCAGCCGTACGCCTCGGCGGTGTCGAACAGGTCGAGGCCGGCGTCGATGCTCGCGGTGAAGGCCTCGACCACGTCTCGCGGCCCGAGATCGCGCTCGTATCCCCAGTACTCGCGATCGCCCCACGCCCAGCAGCCGACGCCGAGCGGCGCGACTTCCAGCGGACCGTGGCCGAGACGCACGCGTGGAGGCATGACGCGGAAACCGGGTGGTCCGCGTTGAGTGGCAGCTCGGGGGCGGTTTCGCAAGCGCGCCGCTCCCGCCGGTGCGCCGGCTTTCCTTCCCGGGATGGAGCGGGTATGCGGCCGAATCATGGCGCACCCGAGGCGCGGCGGTGCGTGGCCGTGCACGCTGCACGTCGTCGGTCTCGCGGTGGCGGTGCTCGCGCTGCTCCCCGCCGGCGGCCGGGCGGCGGGCCCGGTCGACGGCGGCGATGCGGCCGTCCGCGATGGGGCGGCGATCTCGCCCGAGGTCGCGCAACTCCTGTTCGCGCGCCTGGGACCGCTGCGCGAGGCCGATGGCTGCACGCTCGCCCGGCTCGACACGACGCGCTTCCGCATCGCCATGGGGTGGGCGACGCCCGCCGGCGGCGAGCGGCGCGCGGAGCTTGCCACGGCGAGCATGTTCGACGGCGACGCGCGCCGCGTCGGGCCGTGGGCGCTGGCGGTCTCGGACGAGCTGGCGCGCGACTGCCCGGCGACCCTGGCGGCAGTCGAGCGCATCCTCGCCGAGACGGCGCTGCCCGACCGGCCGCTGGGCGTCGATCGCCACCGCGTGGCGCAGGTGAACGACCGCCTGCTCGCCGCCAGCTACCTCCTGTTGCTGGTCGGCACGATCGTCATCCTGCTGCGCGAGCTGCGGGCGCGTCGACCGCCGCCGGCGGCGACGCTGGCGCTGCTCGCCATCTGGGCGGCGGGGCTCGCGCTGCAACTGCTGCTGTCGCCGCGCACCTTCCTGCACGAGTACTACCACGTCGCGGAAACCATCTCGGCCTACCTGGCGGGCAGCAATCCACCGACCTACGGCAACGCCGGTCCGGCGCTCTTCCGCTCCGTCGCCGCGCTCAGCGGACGGCCGGACGACGTCGCGATGATCTTCCTCACCACGGCGGTCGTCTCCTCGCTCGCCATCCCCGCCATCGCCGTGCTCGA
Coding sequences within it:
- a CDS encoding aldo/keto reductase; the encoded protein is MPPRVRLGHGPLEVAPLGVGCWAWGDREYWGYERDLGPRDVVEAFTASIDAGLDLFDTAEAYGWGKSEQLVGALARRSGRPLVVATKYAPLAGRGGPAAINKGIDGSLKRLGRPRVDLYQMHWADSGEVPIAAAMDVLAAAVRDGRIAAVGVSNYRAGEMREAHAALARHDVPLASNQVRYSLLHRAPEVDGVLDACRELGVALLAYSPLEQGLLTGKYPPGTVPEGPRGEAGWFAADNVAAAQPLLAALTAIAAAHAVDPAAVALAWLLAQPGVVPLAGAKTGEQAAANARALGLRLGEAELATLDAASAPWRVAA
- a CDS encoding glycosyltransferase family 39 protein produces the protein MPLSRVFRAAVELALLAVVGGGVLARIVALPSYVPDSGDEWGNTITPLRVLYNHGNPATFLHPSLYYHLTAGAYAAVFGAARALGLVDPSLAMADLFVVDDRWFVFTARAVSVLSATLALWALHAIGRTLWDRTSGLAAAALLALLPLHAAYSDAARVDSLFLALFLFAFGRILLAARRPSRGADDLAAAAVGLATGANYNGGLLIAWLAAAQLRRAGDPPRARARRLARSALLSAAAFLISSPFVLLDLPTFARQFAFQSSLALRPHPGSEGRGLLFYAQDLIASDPLLAGTIAAGGLAIAVLGTRLERFAATLPVVYFALFSLIDTKYDRFILPALALFLLYAAGLPFVLARAARRQPIVARGLSIAALALLAANLAVLAPRAIPIPRHEQLEPARAPLLDWFAANAPPRARVLVESGIVPLLDAFDEPAPFGPALRDALARARPALSQEFHSAVFIGGTSYYDPAAIAARRYDFVVVSPRNQRYLERQCDAFPQVCAVYEALRSHARVAYRTPEGIEPALVYDLRP
- a CDS encoding gluconate 2-dehydrogenase subunit 3 family protein yields the protein MTTSALSADATIAQIVAVVLPDFPPLQAAVRAGVQRDVAAYVGRQVAAQPPYLRMPLRLALAGFQLLPILRHARPFAALSAAQQAAYLAAWAGAPLAPMRDLVKLIRGTALWVYFDHPAVLGRLPASAPAGGGSLGGAWR
- a CDS encoding NAD-dependent epimerase/dehydratase family protein, with the protein product MARVLITGGSGYFGCALRDRLRAAGAAVRVFDLVDADDRPADVELVLGDIRDAPAVRAACAGIDVVYHNVAQVPLAKDRALFEAVNVGGTRHLLDAARGAGVAKVVHTSSSAVFGIPARNPVDLGVAPRPLEAYGRAKLEAEHAVAAAVRDGLDVTIIRPRTILGHGRLGIFAILFDWVAEGRRIPLLGRGDNVYQFVHADDLADACLRAAARPGPATYNIGAARFGTMRQTLEALCRHAGTGSRVYALPMGLATAAMRLTSAVGLSPLGPYHALMYGRSLYFDIAPAVRDLEWQPRWSNEEMICQSYDWYLAHRDAVRAVRGRSAHRSPAREGILALLKRLS
- a CDS encoding FAD-dependent oxidoreductase, whose translation is MTTATAAALPARAQVLVIGSGAGGAATAAILAERGYEVVVLEEGPDLDTNSLTTNSPEAIARLYRNGGVTPVLGVPNIAHVEGRCVGGSTEVNSGFWHRPPDEVYERWARDARLADFSPAGLDPYFQQLERALSVSCLAAPEPPPSSRVFRRGIERLQWRYAEVPRCQSPNDGVSSFVPGNKQSMQRTFLPRARAAGARVVPDCQALRLERDGDRITGVLVERQSASGRERAVIHAGTVFVCCGPLQTAALLRRSGITRNVGDNLCLHPMIKAAALFDEPIRAHASVLPIYQVKEFAPAIAIGGSVCTPGFLAMHLAESWPATAPVLRDWERAAMFYAATCSASRGTVRALPGLRDGVVVRYRITDADRVNISAGLARLGEILFAAGARAVYPSLRAPSLLASVEQCRAFLREPLPAAVMGLSSMHAFSSCPMGENRALCATDSFGKVWGLANLHVNDASLLPDSPGVNPQATVMAVALRNVDRFDDARRSRRPVGPRPTAPPSILVTGAPGWLGTRLVEVLLDGLPGVPALPPPDAGQVIRCLVHPALDPEPLRDRSPRLQTVSADIADPNAATALCADAAGAVLFHLAGVVHPTHGVAELERVNVDGTRYLLDAARRAGVRRVVAVSSNSPFGFNPGPEHVFDERAPYAPYMAYGRSKRRLEELVRAAQATGDLETVIIRPPWFYGPHQPARQTQFFRLIRAGRFPILGDGTQKRSMAHVDNICQGLLLAAATPAANGRAYWIADARPYAINEIVATVRRLLEDEFGLACARRQLRLPAMVATAAGLADGALQALGRYQQALHVLGEMSHTIACSIDAARRDLGYAPTVALEDGMRASIRWCLANGLAL